The following are from one region of the Spirochaetota bacterium genome:
- the cyaB gene encoding class IV adenylate cyclase yields MLEVEIKAYCADPDALRARIKSLGGALEGPLIEEDSYFNHPSRDFAETDEAFRIRRTPEGSVVTYKGPKIGTISKTRYENEVSIGDADAFAEVLARLGFRPVRTVKKRRELYALEGAHVCLDSVEGLGDFAEIEILSEDREGAEKKLFGLAEKLGLSRFERRSYLELLLEKNAAR; encoded by the coding sequence ATGCTCGAGGTCGAGATAAAGGCATACTGCGCCGATCCGGACGCCCTCCGCGCGCGGATCAAATCGCTCGGAGGGGCGCTCGAAGGCCCGCTCATCGAGGAGGATTCCTACTTTAACCATCCATCGCGCGACTTCGCGGAGACCGACGAGGCCTTCCGCATACGACGCACGCCGGAGGGCTCGGTCGTCACCTACAAGGGCCCGAAGATCGGCACAATCTCCAAGACGCGCTATGAGAACGAGGTCTCAATAGGAGACGCCGACGCCTTCGCCGAGGTCCTCGCGCGCCTGGGCTTCAGGCCAGTGCGCACGGTGAAGAAGCGGCGCGAGCTCTACGCGCTGGAGGGCGCGCACGTGTGCCTGGACAGCGTGGAGGGCCTGGGCGACTTCGCAGAGATCGAGATACTGAGCGAAGACCGCGAGGGGGCGGAAAAGAAGCTGTTCGGTCTCGCCGAAAAACTGGGTCTCTCGCGCTTTGAGCGGAGGTCGTATTTGGAGCTGCTGCTGGAAAAAAACGCGGCCCGTTGA
- a CDS encoding VWA domain-containing protein: MKSVIPTAIKTAVILPLVAAAALYAAGPFGKDADHDGFPDDLELATGHNPRVNEALKKSAAGGKCGVITTDLLKLGRPHNVLVILDISGSMREPLGDSSRMDVAKKILARYIDALPSGMKLGFVIYGKTDCGDESVEIVAPVGRLNRAALKERIADLSPRGSTPIALALGKVAGYFKGFEADNNHLILISDGMESCGGDPIRSIIELKESDADPEVTIIGLGVDPATRAQLFRIAASSDGVYADVKSEKDFIGAFAQFFNRMNRFFKDIVCIVSQYNAYLTYETEQYNKSKTYLVKASTRAFDDGARAALKNAEDLIDHNHSARMEARDTLNEMIRNKMDEMEKAANSFVGRE; this comes from the coding sequence ATGAAATCGGTCATTCCCACCGCGATAAAGACGGCGGTTATCCTCCCGCTTGTAGCCGCGGCAGCGCTTTACGCCGCGGGCCCGTTCGGGAAGGACGCAGACCACGACGGCTTTCCGGACGACCTCGAGCTCGCCACCGGCCACAACCCGCGCGTCAACGAGGCGCTTAAAAAGAGCGCCGCCGGCGGCAAGTGCGGCGTCATCACCACGGATCTATTGAAGCTGGGACGGCCGCACAACGTGCTCGTCATCCTCGACATATCCGGCAGCATGCGCGAGCCGTTGGGCGACTCGAGCAGGATGGACGTCGCTAAAAAGATACTGGCGCGCTATATCGACGCGCTTCCCTCCGGCATGAAGCTCGGCTTCGTCATCTACGGCAAGACCGACTGCGGCGACGAGAGCGTCGAGATCGTTGCGCCGGTGGGACGCCTTAACAGGGCCGCGCTCAAGGAACGCATCGCCGATCTTTCGCCGCGCGGCTCCACGCCGATAGCGCTCGCACTCGGAAAGGTCGCCGGGTATTTCAAGGGCTTCGAGGCCGATAACAACCACCTCATACTGATCAGCGACGGGATGGAGAGCTGCGGCGGCGACCCGATCAGGTCGATCATCGAGCTCAAGGAGAGCGACGCGGACCCGGAAGTGACGATTATCGGGCTCGGAGTTGACCCCGCGACACGTGCCCAGCTTTTTCGGATAGCGGCCTCGTCCGACGGTGTGTACGCCGACGTTAAAAGCGAGAAAGACTTCATCGGCGCCTTCGCGCAGTTCTTCAACAGGATGAACCGCTTTTTCAAGGACATCGTCTGCATCGTGAGCCAGTACAACGCGTACCTCACCTACGAGACGGAGCAGTACAACAAGAGCAAGACCTATCTCGTAAAGGCCTCCACCAGGGCGTTCGATGACGGCGCCAGGGCCGCGCTCAAAAACGCCGAAGACCTCATCGACCACAACCACTCGGCTCGCATGGAGGCCAGGGACACCCTGAACGAGATGATCAGGAACAAGATGGACGAGATGGAAAAGGCCGCCAACAGCTTCGTCGGCCGCGAGTGA
- the pheT gene encoding phenylalanine--tRNA ligase subunit beta gives MWLSFNILSRMLDLSGLDPDEVALRLTMSTAETEGVERINAHLDTIIAAKLIEVRPHPDADKLTLCDVDTGSGTLRVVCGAPNHKKGDIVALATVGTKFGGEFTVKKTKIRGEDSSGMLCSEKEMGLSDDHSGIMILPPGTRLGATMSELFPAWRDTRIEIDNKSITHRPDLWSHAGFAREIASLYGRAYRGPVDMSIAKGFPAGASFDVRIDSPEGAPRYCGLSIKNIKIGESPDWLKAAVTSIGMRPINNIVDVTNYVMVEIGQPMHAFDLKKLRGDTIIVRMAAKGEKLTTLDGEEHELIPEDVVIADRDGAVALAGVMGGGNSEIDDTTTEIVLEAANFNPVYIRKTAARYALRTEAAIRFEKSLAPELCEAAIIRSFDLIKQIIPEAEASSRIVDAYPVKAKPVRVATSMEFIRKKLGHPVDDGHIRKILASLDFELKGDAGSLDIGVPGYRATRDVSIPDDIVEEVGRIYGYDNIPPKAPMVPCAPPPANEKRAMERRVKQILSRNHNLIEVSNYSFVGDDLLNRLKVNEDRELRLRNPLSQEQDRLRRSLVPNLVKNIELNQRYNDAFRIYELGRVYLKEKRTETALALENTRVTGAVYRRKADTSLFYEARTIAVDLLGQIGVSGVRLLPADKDLPPYAHPGRSLEILIGKDRSGLVFELHPASREAFDIRGSAALFDLDLDALLAAKKTGRAFTELPRFPEVPFELSVLADRFTYAADIIETIRKSSRELVRTADVVSVYEGDPVPAGKKSVSIKVVFAAADHTLGPEEIEKVQKKVLGDLDAKGFKLR, from the coding sequence ATGTGGCTGTCATTCAATATACTCTCCCGTATGCTTGATCTTTCCGGGCTCGATCCCGACGAGGTGGCGCTCCGGCTCACCATGTCCACGGCCGAGACCGAGGGCGTGGAGCGCATTAACGCGCACCTTGATACCATCATCGCCGCAAAGCTCATCGAGGTACGGCCGCATCCCGACGCCGACAAGCTCACCCTCTGCGACGTGGACACAGGAAGCGGGACGCTTCGCGTGGTCTGCGGCGCTCCCAACCACAAAAAGGGCGATATCGTGGCGCTGGCCACGGTGGGCACGAAGTTCGGCGGGGAATTCACCGTAAAGAAGACGAAGATCCGCGGCGAGGACTCGTCGGGCATGCTCTGTTCGGAGAAGGAGATGGGCCTCTCGGACGACCATTCCGGCATCATGATACTCCCGCCCGGCACCAGGCTCGGCGCGACGATGAGCGAGCTCTTTCCCGCGTGGCGCGACACCCGCATCGAGATAGACAACAAGTCGATCACCCACCGTCCGGACCTGTGGAGTCACGCCGGCTTCGCGCGCGAGATCGCCTCGCTCTATGGACGCGCCTACAGGGGGCCGGTGGACATGTCGATCGCCAAGGGCTTCCCCGCCGGCGCGTCCTTCGACGTTCGGATCGACTCACCCGAAGGCGCGCCGCGGTACTGCGGGCTGTCCATAAAGAACATAAAGATCGGCGAGTCGCCCGACTGGCTGAAGGCCGCCGTCACCTCGATCGGAATGCGCCCCATCAACAACATCGTCGACGTCACCAACTACGTAATGGTGGAGATCGGTCAGCCCATGCACGCCTTCGACCTCAAGAAGCTCCGCGGCGACACCATCATCGTGCGTATGGCGGCGAAGGGCGAAAAGCTCACCACTCTCGATGGCGAGGAGCATGAGCTCATCCCCGAGGACGTGGTAATCGCCGACCGCGACGGCGCGGTGGCCCTTGCCGGGGTCATGGGCGGCGGCAACAGCGAGATCGACGACACCACGACCGAGATCGTTCTGGAGGCCGCGAACTTCAATCCCGTATATATCCGCAAGACCGCCGCGCGCTATGCACTGCGCACCGAGGCGGCCATCCGCTTCGAGAAGTCGCTGGCCCCCGAGCTCTGCGAGGCGGCGATCATCCGCTCGTTCGATCTCATCAAACAGATCATTCCGGAGGCCGAGGCCTCGAGCCGTATCGTGGATGCGTATCCCGTCAAGGCGAAGCCGGTGCGGGTGGCGACGAGCATGGAGTTTATCCGTAAAAAACTCGGGCATCCGGTCGATGACGGGCACATACGGAAAATCCTCGCCAGCCTCGATTTCGAGTTGAAGGGTGACGCGGGCTCACTCGATATCGGCGTTCCCGGCTACCGGGCGACGCGCGACGTCTCGATCCCCGACGATATCGTTGAAGAGGTCGGCCGCATCTACGGCTACGACAACATCCCGCCGAAGGCGCCAATGGTGCCCTGCGCACCGCCGCCTGCCAACGAAAAACGGGCCATGGAGCGGCGCGTAAAGCAAATCCTTTCCCGCAACCATAATCTTATCGAGGTGAGCAACTACTCCTTCGTTGGCGACGACCTGCTCAACCGCCTGAAGGTGAACGAGGACCGCGAGCTCCGCCTCAGGAACCCGCTCTCGCAGGAACAGGACCGCCTGCGCCGCAGCCTGGTGCCGAATCTCGTTAAAAACATCGAACTCAACCAGCGCTATAACGACGCGTTCAGAATTTATGAACTGGGACGCGTATATTTGAAGGAAAAACGCACGGAAACCGCGCTTGCACTGGAGAACACCCGCGTTACCGGGGCCGTGTACCGGAGGAAGGCGGACACTTCCCTCTTCTATGAGGCGCGCACCATCGCCGTCGACCTGCTCGGTCAGATCGGCGTAAGCGGTGTGCGCCTGCTCCCCGCGGACAAGGACCTCCCGCCCTATGCGCATCCAGGGCGCTCGCTCGAGATACTTATTGGAAAAGACCGTTCCGGCCTCGTCTTCGAGCTGCACCCCGCCTCGCGCGAGGCCTTCGACATCCGCGGTTCGGCCGCACTTTTCGACCTGGACCTCGACGCACTCCTCGCAGCGAAGAAGACCGGGCGCGCCTTTACTGAGCTTCCGCGCTTCCCCGAGGTCCCGTTCGAGCTTTCGGTGCTCGCGGACCGGTTCACCTACGCAGCGGACATCATCGAGACCATCCGTAAATCCAGCCGTGAATTGGTGCGCACCGCCGATGTGGTATCCGTCTACGAGGGCGATCCCGTGCCCGCCGGTAAAAAGTCAGTTTCAATCAAAGTAGTGTTCGCCGCCGCCGACCACACGCTTGGCCCCGAGGAGATCGAGAAGGTGCAGAAAAAGGTGCTCGGCGACCTCGACGCGAAGGGGTTCAAGTTGAGATAG
- a CDS encoding GerMN domain-containing protein, with protein sequence MAKSTKGTQKSSAAKGRGTTKKGKAAAAPKAPAARKAPPLGDSGGRALYVLAILVLLTIAVLLVDRLYFKPGTPTEKDRPTPRQEIADADKKEASKTADVEKEADEKKDKKETVREDKKHSPGETLAPTREVRLYFLRFNEKTEKVGLAYARRTIRSDVPLLGAMQELAKGPSRKEEQAGMLSALPGGLMVRSVVIRNRVAHIDFNEALERNAVGSILMNRIDQIVFTATQFEGVDGVVIRINGAERKTIGPDGLALASPLTRAQH encoded by the coding sequence ATGGCTAAATCGACGAAAGGCACCCAGAAGTCTTCCGCGGCGAAGGGCCGTGGAACCACCAAAAAAGGCAAGGCCGCGGCCGCTCCGAAGGCCCCAGCCGCGCGAAAGGCGCCGCCGTTGGGCGATTCGGGCGGCAGGGCCCTCTATGTGCTCGCCATACTCGTGCTTCTGACAATCGCCGTCCTTCTCGTCGACAGGCTTTATTTTAAGCCTGGCACGCCGACTGAGAAGGACCGCCCCACCCCCCGGCAAGAAATCGCGGATGCCGACAAGAAAGAAGCGTCGAAAACCGCTGATGTGGAGAAAGAAGCGGACGAAAAGAAGGACAAAAAGGAGACAGTGCGCGAGGATAAAAAGCACTCACCGGGCGAAACGCTCGCGCCCACGCGTGAGGTTCGGCTCTACTTCCTTCGTTTCAACGAAAAGACAGAGAAGGTGGGCCTCGCGTACGCGCGCCGTACGATCCGGTCGGACGTTCCGCTCCTCGGCGCCATGCAGGAACTCGCGAAGGGACCGAGCCGCAAAGAGGAGCAGGCCGGAATGCTCTCGGCGCTCCCGGGAGGGCTTATGGTACGGAGCGTGGTGATCAGGAACCGGGTTGCCCATATCGATTTCAACGAGGCGCTCGAGCGTAACGCCGTGGGGAGCATACTCATGAACCGAATCGACCAGATCGTGTTCACCGCCACGCAATTCGAGGGCGTGGACGGCGTCGTGATCCGGATAAACGGCGCCGAACGCAAAACCATCGGGCCCGACGGCCTGGCCCTTGCCAGCCCGCTCACGCGCGCTCAGCACTGA